The Halobellus sp. MBLA0158 genome has a window encoding:
- a CDS encoding DUF7559 family protein encodes MPTTLEVRCTDDACEMDMFELHYTYDMPEDVGVGDFVCPYCRESEPLEAIEL; translated from the coding sequence ATGCCTACGACGCTCGAAGTTCGCTGCACCGACGACGCGTGCGAGATGGATATGTTCGAGCTCCACTACACCTACGACATGCCCGAGGACGTCGGCGTGGGCGACTTCGTCTGCCCGTACTGCCGGGAGAGCGAGCCGCTGGAGGCGATCGAGCTATGA
- a CDS encoding 2-amino-3,7-dideoxy-D-threo-hept-6-ulosonate synthase, translated as MSTGVSARLERISTGGRYLVVPMDHGITLGPVKGLVDLESTVGAITRGGADAVLTQKGVAPRVHPNKNGKGYIVHLNGSTAIGPDSNDKRQTGTVEEALRAGADAVSFHINVGSDHEPDQLTQLSEVTETAHRLGVPVLAMSYARGPGVDEHDAESLAHAVRIAEELGADVVKTAYSGGADSFERVCEATRLPVVIAGGSRGTDRETAEMVRGAMDAGAAGVSMGRSIFQHDDPEAITRTVSAIIHDDADVDEAVEAGGLGLEA; from the coding sequence ATGAGCACAGGAGTCTCCGCGCGACTCGAACGCATCTCGACAGGGGGGCGATACCTCGTCGTCCCGATGGACCACGGCATCACACTCGGCCCCGTAAAGGGCCTCGTCGACCTCGAATCGACCGTCGGCGCGATCACCCGCGGCGGCGCCGACGCCGTCCTCACCCAGAAGGGCGTCGCCCCGCGCGTCCACCCGAACAAGAACGGCAAGGGCTACATCGTCCACCTCAACGGCTCGACCGCGATCGGCCCGGACTCGAACGACAAGCGCCAGACCGGCACCGTAGAGGAGGCGCTCCGGGCCGGCGCCGACGCCGTCTCGTTCCACATCAACGTCGGCAGCGACCACGAGCCCGACCAGCTCACGCAGCTCAGCGAGGTGACGGAGACAGCCCACCGGCTCGGCGTCCCCGTCCTCGCGATGAGCTACGCGCGCGGTCCCGGCGTCGACGAACACGACGCCGAGAGCCTCGCCCACGCCGTCCGCATCGCCGAGGAGCTCGGCGCCGACGTCGTCAAGACCGCCTACTCCGGCGGCGCCGACTCCTTCGAGCGAGTCTGTGAGGCCACCCGGCTCCCGGTCGTCATCGCCGGCGGGAGCCGCGGCACCGACCGCGAGACCGCCGAGATGGTCCGCGGCGCGATGGACGCGGGCGCCGCGGGCGTCTCGATGGGCCGGTCGATCTTCCAGCACGACGACCCCGAGGCGATCACCCGGACCGTCAGCGCGATCATCCACGACGACGCCGACGTCGACGAGGCCGTCGAGGCCGGCGGCCTGGGCCTCGAAGCGTAA
- the trpA gene encoding tryptophan synthase subunit alpha, which produces MADHANSDLYEAFADGPAFVPYLAAGDPDYDASLEYVEALARGGADVIELGLPFSEPIAEGPTIQSAVVRALEGGMTPDRFFQFVEDLDVDVPLVCMTYYNLIYQYGSEQGPRPFVERAAEVGLSGFVVPDLPAEEADPLREACDEFGLDLVFIVAPTTRGERLDRIMSQVSGYVYVQARLGVTGAKDDVSGQTEASLARLSEYDVPKAVGFGIKIGDHAERIVSAGADGIIVGSALVDIVAEGTEHDDPVDEIADRLEAKARELKEGALRGYEQRVPQAERT; this is translated from the coding sequence ATGGCCGATCACGCCAACTCCGACCTCTACGAGGCCTTCGCCGACGGCCCCGCCTTCGTCCCCTACCTGGCCGCGGGCGACCCCGACTACGACGCCTCGCTCGAATACGTCGAGGCGCTGGCGCGCGGCGGCGCCGACGTGATCGAACTCGGGCTCCCGTTCTCCGAGCCGATCGCGGAGGGGCCGACGATCCAGAGCGCGGTCGTGCGGGCGCTCGAAGGCGGGATGACGCCCGACCGCTTCTTCCAGTTCGTCGAGGACCTCGACGTGGACGTGCCGCTGGTCTGTATGACCTACTACAATCTGATCTACCAGTACGGCTCCGAACAGGGCCCGCGCCCGTTCGTCGAGCGCGCCGCCGAGGTCGGCCTCTCGGGCTTCGTCGTCCCGGACCTCCCCGCCGAGGAGGCGGACCCCCTGCGCGAGGCCTGCGACGAGTTCGGGCTCGATCTGGTGTTCATCGTCGCGCCGACGACCCGCGGCGAGCGCCTCGACCGGATCATGTCGCAGGTGTCGGGCTACGTCTACGTCCAGGCGCGGCTCGGCGTCACGGGCGCGAAGGACGACGTCTCCGGACAGACCGAAGCGAGCCTCGCGCGCCTCTCGGAGTACGACGTCCCCAAGGCGGTCGGCTTCGGGATCAAGATCGGCGACCACGCCGAGCGGATCGTCTCGGCTGGCGCCGACGGGATCATCGTCGGGAGCGCGCTCGTAGACATCGTCGCCGAGGGGACCGAACACGACGACCCGGTCGACGAGATCGCCGACCGACTGGAGGCGAAGGCGCGGGAGCTGAAAGAAGGCGCCCTGCGCGGATACGAACAACGTGTGCCCCAAGCGGAACGCACATAA